A region of Candidatus Methylomirabilis tolerans DNA encodes the following proteins:
- a CDS encoding dihydroorotase, which produces MRILIKGGRIIDPANAVDDALDLLIEDGKIIQLDRNVAGDILSSTGKGKSSKDSKSSMNGIGPIDRVMDATGLVVCPGLIDMHAHLRQPGREDKETIASGTMAAARGGFTAVCCMPNTDPVNDTRSVTEFMLDTAKREGAVHVYPIGAITKGMKGEELAEIGELFEAGCVAISDDGRPVMNAELMRRAMEYAAMFDLPVIQHSEDLYLTGRGVVHEGFVSTELGLRGIPSVSEAAMVARDILLAELTGARLHIAHVSAAESVRLIREAKAREVRVSCEATPHHIALTEEAVRGFSTNVKMNPPLRSESDRQALIEGLRDGTIDVIATDHAPHTVQEKEREFDLAPFGVIGLETALAVTLTTMVHTGALSLSEAIAKLSCGPARLLKLPKGQIAEGADADLTIFDPNRDWTVEPSAFVSKSRNTPFAGWRLKGGTVATLVAGKVVWEA; this is translated from the coding sequence ATGAGGATACTGATCAAGGGCGGACGCATCATCGATCCCGCAAACGCGGTCGATGATGCCCTGGACCTGCTCATAGAAGATGGCAAGATTATCCAGTTGGACCGGAATGTAGCCGGAGACATACTCAGCTCAACGGGAAAAGGGAAATCTTCCAAAGATTCAAAGTCCTCGATGAATGGGATAGGTCCCATTGATCGGGTGATGGATGCCACAGGACTGGTGGTCTGTCCCGGATTGATCGACATGCATGCCCACCTGCGCCAGCCGGGACGCGAGGATAAAGAGACCATTGCGAGTGGAACGATGGCCGCGGCGCGTGGCGGCTTTACGGCGGTCTGCTGTATGCCGAATACCGACCCGGTCAACGACACGCGTTCCGTCACCGAGTTCATGCTGGATACGGCCAAGCGCGAGGGGGCCGTTCACGTCTACCCCATTGGCGCCATTACGAAGGGGATGAAAGGGGAGGAGTTGGCGGAGATCGGGGAGCTGTTCGAAGCGGGCTGCGTCGCCATCTCCGATGATGGTCGGCCGGTGATGAACGCCGAACTGATGCGGCGGGCCATGGAATATGCAGCAATGTTCGACCTGCCGGTTATCCAACATAGTGAGGATCTGTATCTGACCGGTAGGGGCGTAGTCCATGAGGGGTTTGTCTCGACCGAACTCGGGCTTCGCGGTATTCCCTCGGTCTCGGAGGCGGCGATGGTAGCGCGCGATATCCTCCTGGCAGAGCTGACCGGCGCGAGACTCCACATTGCGCACGTGAGCGCAGCCGAATCGGTGCGTCTCATTCGCGAGGCCAAGGCTCGCGAGGTCCGGGTGAGTTGCGAGGCGACCCCACATCATATTGCGCTCACGGAGGAGGCGGTCCGCGGCTTTAGCACCAACGTCAAGATGAATCCGCCGCTTCGGTCAGAATCCGATCGGCAGGCCCTGATCGAAGGGTTGCGAGATGGCACCATTGACGTGATCGCAACGGATCACGCCCCCCACACGGTCCAAGAGAAGGAGCGGGAGTTCGATCTGGCCCCATTTGGGGTAATCGGCCTAGAGACGGCGCTTGCCGTGACGCTGACAACCATGGTACACACGGGAGCGCTGAGTCTATCGGAGGCGATTGCGAAACTGAGCTGTGGGCCCGCGCGCCTTCTGAAGCTTCCAAAGGGACAGATCGCCGAAGGCGCCGACGCCGATCTGACGATCTTTGATCCGAACCGTGACTGGACGGTGGAGCCTTCCGCCTTTGTCTCCAAGAGCCGGAATACGCCGTTTGCCGGGTGGCGGCTGAAGGGAGGGACAGTGGCGACGCTGGTGGCCGGCAAAGTGGTGTGGGAGGCGTAA